GCATGATCGACTGCGCCATGTACGCCCGCGGCTGATACAGATGACCGAGGTGCCAATCCCTACTCGGCTGCCGCACCGCAATGTTGAAGAGATCGGGACCGGTGCGCATCGTGCCCAGCAAGTGCGGCTCATCGTGCACGTAATCAGCCGGGACCGAAGGCCGCCCCCATCCCCGTTGCTGGTCGGGTGCGACGCTCGGATCACGTGGCTGCTGCGAGTGACAATAGATACAGCCGTTGGCGATATACACCGCGCGACCAGCCTGCTGCGCGGTGGTATACGGGGCCGGCTTCGCGGGCCGCGTGGTCGTGCGCGTGAGGAAGTACGGCATGACGACGAGCGCGACGATGGAGAACGTCACGATCGCCAGCGCGCCGGCAATGAGCCGGGTGAGATCCACCTGCGCTTCACGACTCATGCGCCGCTCCCGCCCAACGCGAGGCCGGCGCTACCCGGCGTGTAGCTCCGTGTGCGCAGCAGTGTGGGTCCACGCTTCACAGCACCACGGCGCGTGAGCATGAGGCCCACGTGGAGGGCGAACACGAGATGTCCGAGTGTCATCAGCGAACCGCCGAGGGTCCGCACCAGCAAATAGGGCTTGGTGATGACGACGCTCTCGATAAAGGGCTTGGAGGCGTCGAGCATGGCCAGCCCCTGCAACCAT
This region of Gemmatimonas groenlandica genomic DNA includes:
- a CDS encoding cbb3-type cytochrome c oxidase subunit II: MSREAQVDLTRLIAGALAIVTFSIVALVVMPYFLTRTTTRPAKPAPYTTAQQAGRAVYIANGCIYCHSQQPRDPSVAPDQQRGWGRPSVPADYVHDEPHLLGTMRTGPDLFNIAVRQPSRDWHLGHLYQPRAYMAQSIMPAYPFFFEERTGPAQAGEVVVKLPPGAAPAGVRIVAKAEAIALVDYLLSLDHTYPVRTGRNAGAAP